In the genome of Gemmatimonadota bacterium, the window CCCTGTGCGGGGTCCGCGTCGCCGCGGTAGGCTGCGCCACGGCCGGCGCGCTGCGAAGTCGCGGGATCGAAGCGGATGATAAACCGGAAGTCTTCCGGGCTGAAAAGCTCGTGGAAGCCCTGGCCTGGGGCCGCGATCTGCCGAACGCGCGGATCCTCTTCCCCGCGGCGGACATCGCGGGTCCCGCCGTAGAGGAGGGACTGACCGCCGCCGGCGCGTCCGTGACCCGGGTGACGGTCTACCGCACGGTCCTTGCAGCGGGCATGCCGGGCGACATAGCGTCCATGCTGGAAGACGGGAAGATCCATCTGGCCGTGTTCGCCAGTTCGTCGGCCGTGTCGGCGTTCGCGAAGACCGCGGGGCCGGACGGCCCGCAACGCTGGACCCGTGGCGTACGCATCGCGTGTATCGGTCCATCGACGGCGCAAACCGCCGCGGAGGCGGGCCTGTCCGTGGATATCATACCCAACCAGGCGACGGTCCCCGCGCTCGTGGACGCGATCGTGCGTGACCGGCTGGCCGCGGGGGAGCGACTCGAATAACATCGTGCGCGACCGGCTGGCCGCGGGGGAGCGGCCCGCGTAATAACGATTGCCCTGAAATGACGCCCCGGTATATATTTGTCCGGCGTGAGTTCGGTTAACAAAAAGCAATTACTATGCCTTTCTGTCCGGAATGCGAATGCGAATACGCCCAGGGGGTCGAGCAGTGCCCTATCTGCGCGTCACCCCTGGTCGAAACGTTGAACGAGGCGTCGACCTGGGTCTGCGATGAGTGCAAAGAGGAGATCCCGGGAGATGCGCGGTTTTGCCCGGTCTGCGGGACGGCCTTCGTCGACGACCTGCGCTGCCTGACCCAACCGGACCAGCCCGCCCACGGACGATGCGTCGTCTGCGGACAGCACGTATGCGGAGACTGCGGCATCCGCCGGCAGGGCCGGTATTTCTGTGAAAGACACGGGCTGGAAGAGGAATCTCCGGTCGAGGAAGAGATCCTCTACCGGGCCGAAGACCGGGAAGCGCTGAACTACCGGCGCTACCTTGCGCAGCAGGGCGTGGATTGCCGGGTGTTCTCGGCCGAACAGGACGCCGGCCTCCTCCTGGACACGCGATCGGTCGACGAGGCCAGAATCATCGTGCCTTCGAAACACCGGGCGCCGGTGCGGGATTGGATGGTTTCACGGTCCATCGACACCGGGCATGTCCTGTTCCAGTGTGAACGCTGCAGCGCCCTGAACGGATTCGACGGCGGTGGTTGCGCCAACTGCGGCGGGTCCTGACACCCCCATAACGGGCTACGACAGCTAACCGAGAAACCTGATGGCATTTCCCGTACACAGACTGCGACGATTGCGCCGCACCGAAAGTCTGCGCAGGATGGTCGGCGAGACCCGGCTTTCCGTGGACGACCTGATCTACCCCCTGTTTATATGCCCGGGAGAAGGTGTCCGGGCTCCGGTGGATTCCATGCCCGGCGTGGAGCGGCTGTCGGTGGACCAGGGCGCGGAGGTCTGCCGCGAAGTCTCGGACCTGGGCATACCGGCCGTCATGCTCTTCGGCATCCCGGAACACAAGGACGCCTACGGTGGCGGCGCTTACGCGGACGACGGCATTGTCCAAAGGGCCATCCGCGCGATCAAGCAGGCGGCGCCGGGACTCACCGTCATCGGCGACGTGTGCCTCTGCGAGTACACCGATCACGGCCACTGCGGTGTCATCAAAGAAGACGACGTGGCGAACGACCCCACCCTTCGGCTGCTCGTCCGGACCGCGCTTTCGCAGGCGAAGGCCGGCGCCGACCTGGTCGCGCCGTCGGACATGATGGACGGCCGCGTGGGTGCGATACGGGAGGCCCTCGACGGCGAGCAGCTCACACACATCCCGATCATGGCCTATTCCGCCAAGTACGCTTCGGCCTACTACGGGCCCTTTCGCGACGCCGCGGACTCGGTCCCGCAGTTCGGCGACCGCCGTTCCTACCAGATGGACCCGGCGAACTCCAACGAGGCGCTCCGGGAAGTGGAGCTGGATCTCGAGGAAGGCGCCGATATCGTCATGGTCAAGCCGGCCCTGGCCTATCTCGACGTGATACACCGGGTGAAATCGACCT includes:
- a CDS encoding uroporphyrinogen-III synthase, which encodes LCGVRVAAVGCATAGALRSRGIEADDKPEVFRAEKLVEALAWGRDLPNARILFPAADIAGPAVEEGLTAAGASVTRVTVYRTVLAAGMPGDIASMLEDGKIHLAVFASSSAVSAFAKTAGPDGPQRWTRGVRIACIGPSTAQTAAEAGLSVDIIPNQATVPALVDAIVRDRLAAGERLE
- a CDS encoding zinc ribbon domain-containing protein yields the protein MPFCPECECEYAQGVEQCPICASPLVETLNEASTWVCDECKEEIPGDARFCPVCGTAFVDDLRCLTQPDQPAHGRCVVCGQHVCGDCGIRRQGRYFCERHGLEEESPVEEEILYRAEDREALNYRRYLAQQGVDCRVFSAEQDAGLLLDTRSVDEARIIVPSKHRAPVRDWMVSRSIDTGHVLFQCERCSALNGFDGGGCANCGGS
- the hemB gene encoding porphobilinogen synthase, with the translated sequence MAFPVHRLRRLRRTESLRRMVGETRLSVDDLIYPLFICPGEGVRAPVDSMPGVERLSVDQGAEVCREVSDLGIPAVMLFGIPEHKDAYGGGAYADDGIVQRAIRAIKQAAPGLTVIGDVCLCEYTDHGHCGVIKEDDVANDPTLRLLVRTALSQAKAGADLVAPSDMMDGRVGAIREALDGEQLTHIPIMAYSAKYASAYYGPFRDAADSVPQFGDRRSYQMDPANSNEALREVELDLEEGADIVMVKPALAYLDVIHRVKSTFEVPVAAYNVSGEYAMIKAAGQMGWIDEEQVVLESLTAIKRAGADMILTYFAREVARGLQSE